The following proteins are co-located in the Leptolyngbya sp. 'hensonii' genome:
- a CDS encoding SagB/ThcOx family dehydrogenase encodes MPELNPSIAQHYHERTKYDPKTLAGKSHQLDWGSQPIPFKEYKIGKVYNLKPYLQHPEERPQVDFPVVDPSWWQRLSLLLIHSYGLTAMLPAVTMTGEPMYLRTAPSAGGLYPAEVYLISRGTPELPAGLYSYQPKIHSLVRFWDSDIWTGLQAACFWPQTLEGTQMALVTTAIFFRSAWRYQDRAYRRIFLDTGHLLGNIELACAMNDFRPHLMGGFVDEAINRMLYLDPEQEGVTTIMALADLLDIRQNLPVGRTALPSATQTEYPAIPDGDLLAYLHQATQIRDDQIPPTEQVTVTAKADPSVSAPPANRDKYNLPFCAKVSTVSHPISWAEGLGDLGNTILRRRSTRAYTGAALVLDELTALLDFTYQPQHYQNQGMDGNPDYFDLNLIQTFIAVSEVTGLEEGCYYYAPVAQELRQIRFKNFRRELHYLCLGQDLGRDAAAVVFHTADLRSAIGQYGDRAYRYLHLDAGHLGQRLNLAAIHLGLGVSGIGGFFDDQVNEVLGIPAEEAVLYITTLGRPRSAGA; translated from the coding sequence ATGCCAGAGTTGAACCCCTCGATCGCGCAGCACTACCATGAGCGCACCAAATATGATCCCAAGACGCTGGCGGGCAAAAGTCATCAGCTAGATTGGGGCAGCCAACCGATCCCGTTTAAGGAGTACAAAATTGGCAAGGTTTACAACCTCAAACCCTATCTCCAGCACCCAGAAGAACGCCCCCAAGTTGATTTTCCAGTCGTTGATCCCAGTTGGTGGCAGCGGCTCTCATTATTGCTGATCCACAGTTATGGCTTAACCGCTATGCTGCCAGCCGTCACCATGACTGGGGAACCCATGTATCTCCGAACGGCTCCTTCGGCGGGAGGTCTTTATCCAGCCGAGGTGTATCTGATCTCCAGGGGTACGCCAGAACTCCCTGCCGGTTTATACAGTTACCAGCCTAAAATCCACTCCCTGGTCAGATTCTGGGACAGTGACATCTGGACAGGGTTGCAGGCTGCTTGCTTCTGGCCCCAGACTCTGGAGGGAACCCAGATGGCGCTGGTGACGACGGCCATCTTTTTCCGCTCTGCCTGGCGATATCAAGACCGGGCTTACCGACGCATCTTCCTGGATACGGGGCATCTGTTGGGCAACATCGAATTGGCCTGTGCCATGAATGACTTCCGGCCCCATTTGATGGGAGGATTTGTCGATGAAGCCATTAACCGCATGCTCTACCTGGATCCGGAGCAGGAAGGGGTGACGACCATCATGGCTCTGGCTGATTTACTGGATATTCGACAGAATCTACCGGTGGGTCGCACCGCCCTGCCTTCGGCGACGCAAACAGAATACCCGGCCATTCCCGATGGTGACCTGTTGGCCTATCTGCACCAGGCCACCCAAATTCGGGATGATCAGATTCCCCCGACGGAGCAGGTGACGGTTACCGCCAAGGCAGACCCGTCTGTTTCGGCTCCACCAGCCAATAGGGACAAATACAACCTCCCCTTTTGTGCGAAAGTCTCAACGGTCAGTCATCCCATCTCCTGGGCAGAGGGCCTAGGTGACCTGGGAAATACGATCCTGCGGCGACGATCGACCCGGGCCTATACGGGGGCAGCCCTGGTGCTGGATGAACTCACCGCCCTGTTGGATTTTACCTATCAGCCCCAGCATTACCAGAATCAGGGCATGGATGGCAACCCAGACTACTTTGATTTGAATTTGATTCAGACCTTTATTGCGGTGTCGGAAGTCACTGGTTTAGAAGAGGGTTGCTACTACTATGCTCCGGTGGCCCAGGAGTTGCGCCAGATTCGCTTCAAAAATTTTCGGCGGGAACTGCACTATCTCTGTTTGGGCCAGGATCTGGGCCGGGATGCTGCTGCGGTGGTCTTTCATACCGCAGATTTACGATCGGCGATCGGACAATACGGCGATCGTGCCTACCGCTATCTCCACCTGGATGCGGGTCATCTGGGACAACGGCTCAACCTGGCTGCCATCCACCTGGGCCTGGGCGTCAGCGGCATTGGGGGCTTTTTTGACGATCAGGTGAATGAGGTGCTGGGGATTCCCGCAGAAGAAGCCGTGT
- a CDS encoding tetratricopeptide repeat protein yields the protein MVNSPEQDLIDAEYQMGQTAFEKGEYRRSVQHLEKAAALSSRNSRIGGEAQLWLVTAYEANGQREEALTLARQLTRFPDPEIRKQSRRLLYIMEAPQLMKRSEWLTQIPDLTDLEDSDSALYSTADRKPKRRPAARTRPEPEPEDLSQMNTGDNRFIWLALGTIGLLLLGLMGFN from the coding sequence ATGGTGAATTCACCGGAACAGGACCTCATCGATGCCGAGTATCAGATGGGACAAACAGCTTTTGAAAAAGGCGAGTATCGTCGATCGGTGCAGCATCTGGAAAAAGCCGCTGCCCTCTCCTCCCGGAATTCTCGCATCGGGGGGGAAGCCCAACTCTGGTTGGTCACGGCCTACGAAGCGAATGGGCAGCGTGAGGAAGCCTTAACCCTGGCCCGTCAGTTAACCCGCTTTCCCGATCCGGAGATTCGGAAACAGAGTCGTCGCCTTCTGTACATCATGGAAGCGCCCCAATTGATGAAACGATCGGAATGGCTGACCCAGATCCCCGATTTGACCGATCTGGAAGATAGCGACAGTGCCCTTTACAGCACTGCCGATCGCAAGCCCAAACGCCGCCCTGCCGCTCGAACCAGGCCAGAGCCAGAGCCAGAAGATCTGAGTCAGATGAATACGGGGGACAATCGCTTTATCTGGTTGGCCCTGGGGACGATCGGGCTGCTCTTGCTCGGCCTGATGGGGTTTAATTAG
- a CDS encoding Uma2 family endonuclease, with protein sequence MTVTTAKWTLDEYHRMIAAGILDQRRVELLQGEILEMSPEGEPHAYFSSEAGEYLTRLLGDRATIRPSKPITLPNQSEPEPDIAVVHRLGRAYLDHHPYPENIFWLIEYSDSSLDQDLETKSRVYAEAGIMEYWVVNLRQRHLIVFRHPQAGDYTSKRIVTEGILYPQAFPDVAIPVNAIVSQ encoded by the coding sequence ATGACTGTAACGACAGCAAAATGGACTCTGGACGAATACCACCGCATGATCGCTGCCGGGATTCTAGATCAGCGGCGGGTAGAATTATTGCAGGGAGAAATTCTAGAAATGTCGCCGGAAGGAGAACCCCATGCCTACTTTAGTAGTGAGGCGGGGGAGTACCTGACTCGACTTCTCGGAGATCGGGCCACCATTCGGCCAAGCAAGCCGATTACATTGCCCAATCAATCTGAGCCTGAACCTGACATTGCCGTGGTCCATCGATTAGGGCGGGCATATTTAGATCATCACCCCTATCCCGAAAATATTTTCTGGCTGATTGAATATTCAGATTCCAGTCTGGATCAGGATCTGGAAACAAAGAGTAGGGTTTATGCTGAAGCCGGAATTATGGAATATTGGGTCGTGAATCTACGACAGCGACACCTGATTGTGTTTCGCCATCCCCAGGCAGGAGACTATACTTCTAAACGTATAGTCACAGAAGGAATCCTTTACCCCCAGGCTTTTCCAGATGTTGCCATACCCGTTAATGCCATTGTCAGCCAGTAA
- the argB gene encoding acetylglutamate kinase codes for MANESEYIQEAAATRVRVLSEALPYIQQFAGRTIVLKYGGAAMKDSNLKDKVVRDVVFLSCVGIRPIVVHGGGPEINTWLDKLGIEPQFKDGLRVTDAVTMDVVEMVLVGRVNKELVSLINQAGGRAVGLCGKDGNLITARPEGSEGIGFVGEVQNVNIGLLESLVRDGYIPVVSSVAADEMGQAYNINADTVAGEIAAALGAEKLILLTDTAGILENYRDASTLIPKLDIQEARKLIETGIVAGGMIPKVNCCVRSLAQGVKAAHIIDGRIPHALLLEIITDAGIGSMIVASEFMVR; via the coding sequence ATGGCCAACGAAAGTGAATACATTCAAGAAGCAGCCGCAACGCGCGTTCGGGTTTTGAGTGAGGCCCTGCCCTATATCCAGCAATTCGCGGGACGGACGATCGTCCTCAAATATGGGGGGGCTGCCATGAAGGACAGCAACTTGAAGGATAAGGTAGTGCGGGATGTGGTCTTTCTCTCCTGTGTCGGGATTCGTCCGATCGTCGTTCATGGGGGAGGGCCTGAAATCAACACCTGGCTGGATAAACTGGGGATTGAACCCCAGTTTAAGGACGGTCTGCGGGTGACGGATGCGGTCACCATGGATGTGGTGGAGATGGTTTTGGTAGGCCGGGTGAACAAGGAACTGGTGTCTCTGATCAACCAGGCTGGTGGACGGGCTGTGGGGCTGTGCGGCAAAGATGGCAACCTAATTACTGCCCGCCCAGAGGGGAGCGAAGGGATTGGCTTTGTGGGGGAAGTCCAGAATGTGAATATTGGCCTGCTGGAATCTCTGGTCCGGGACGGTTATATCCCGGTGGTGTCCAGTGTGGCTGCCGATGAGATGGGGCAGGCGTATAACATCAACGCAGATACTGTCGCTGGTGAGATTGCGGCTGCTCTGGGAGCCGAAAAGTTGATTCTGCTGACGGATACGGCTGGTATCCTGGAGAATTATAGGGATGCGTCCACCCTCATTCCAAAGCTGGATATTCAAGAAGCCCGTAAGCTAATTGAGACGGGTATTGTGGCCGGGGGCATGATTCCCAAAGTGAATTGTTGTGTCCGATCGCTGGCTCAGGGCGTCAAAGCAGCCCACATCATTGATGGCAGAATTCCCCATGCCCTGTTGCTGGAAATTATCACGGATGCTGGGATTGGCTCCATGATTGTCGCTTCGGAGTTTATGGTGCGTTAG
- a CDS encoding shikimate kinase, which produces MTNSLKNRSLFLIGMMGAGKTTIGHLLAKQLHYRFFDTDALIEQVKGQSVTEIFRNLGEAEFRKLESQVLAELSACTCSVIATGGGIVLQRMNWSYLYHGIVVWLDVPVEQLYRRLQADSTRPLLNGTNPLERLQHLHAERHHLYAQADLRVSIAENEFPTQVAQRILELIPGILKPEAVPPDLAQN; this is translated from the coding sequence ATGACAAATTCCCTCAAAAACCGTAGCCTCTTTTTAATTGGCATGATGGGGGCTGGTAAGACAACGATTGGCCATCTGCTAGCGAAGCAGCTTCATTACCGGTTTTTTGATACGGATGCGCTGATTGAGCAAGTAAAAGGTCAATCTGTTACAGAAATCTTTCGAAATTTGGGAGAAGCTGAATTTCGAAAACTGGAAAGCCAGGTTCTGGCTGAACTATCAGCCTGTACCTGTTCTGTGATTGCAACTGGGGGCGGTATCGTCTTGCAGCGCATGAATTGGAGCTATCTTTACCATGGTATTGTGGTGTGGCTGGATGTGCCGGTTGAACAACTCTACCGACGACTGCAGGCAGATTCTACCCGTCCTCTCCTGAATGGAACTAACCCGCTGGAGCGACTGCAGCATCTCCATGCTGAACGGCATCATCTCTATGCTCAAGCCGATCTCCGGGTGTCGATCGCAGAGAATGAATTTCCCACCCAGGTCGCCCAAAGGATCCTCGAATTGATCCCTGGCATTCTCAAGCCTGAAGCGGTTCCTCCTGACCTGGCTCAGAATTGA
- a CDS encoding serine/threonine phosphatase gives MLICPQCQFDNPEENRFCQECGTPLNLIICPECSARVEFEAEQCPNCGTVTGTYLWAIVSGGNGEKLTQGAAVANTTATYLDDLQRYKVVESLLPSNSTSSEAQARVLDCQPFQLSHLEIILNQGQVLNEAIAAPGDEIVTASPEATSSIPIPRIARPYLALHSQFHQTLPLIHDAWSKNGQEVLLLEDRTHFQPLLDLWSDEEVPPLQVLHWLHEMTELWAGFESWQCRQSLLELKNLRVDEDQVLCLQRLYREVGPPLSLKNLGQFWLELFSQTQRTQVGPLAVLLSEIQSGKLQTIEALQSRLYTISADLQESPVASAGMGAEVLVPESPDLPSLDGMNKMSGAETPQPLQFSGTMTEALDESSFNLYEPEVLSSLPIDDAVTADLGLEATGLGGEDEEEDEEEDEDEDSGEADDAPTVVLPMQLYSLEDAGRTDVGRQRDHNEDSFGVVTDLRKTEGPAGRVLQARGLYIMCDGMGGHAGGEVASALAVETIKQYFQENWLQASDEADPATSFPSQASIRKAVHLANKAIYDVNQSNARSGSGRMGTTLVLVLIQGTQVAVAHVGDSRLYCVSRRRGLEQLTTDHDVGQREIQRGVEPTIAYARPDAYQLTQALGPRDENFMNPDIRLLDVNEDTLLVLCSDGLTDNDLLEAHWRTHLEPLLSSQANLDRGVGQLIDLANEYNGHDNITAVLVRLKVRPNLDLMKQR, from the coding sequence ATGCTAATTTGCCCTCAGTGTCAGTTTGACAACCCGGAAGAGAACAGATTTTGTCAGGAGTGTGGGACGCCCCTCAACTTGATTATCTGTCCTGAATGTAGTGCCAGAGTGGAGTTTGAAGCTGAGCAGTGCCCCAATTGTGGCACTGTTACAGGAACTTACCTGTGGGCAATTGTTTCTGGTGGAAACGGCGAGAAATTAACCCAGGGTGCTGCTGTGGCCAACACTACAGCTACTTATCTGGATGATCTTCAGCGCTACAAGGTGGTTGAATCTCTGTTGCCGTCGAATAGTACCTCCTCTGAGGCCCAGGCCCGCGTGCTGGACTGCCAGCCCTTTCAGCTTTCTCATTTAGAAATCATTTTGAATCAGGGCCAGGTTCTCAATGAGGCGATTGCGGCTCCTGGAGATGAAATCGTAACCGCCTCGCCAGAGGCGACCTCAAGTATCCCCATCCCCCGCATTGCCCGTCCCTATTTGGCCCTCCACTCCCAGTTTCACCAGACCCTCCCCCTGATCCACGATGCCTGGAGTAAGAATGGCCAGGAAGTATTACTGCTGGAGGACCGAACTCATTTTCAACCTCTCCTCGACCTGTGGTCTGATGAGGAGGTTCCCCCGCTGCAGGTTCTTCACTGGCTGCATGAAATGACTGAACTCTGGGCAGGGTTCGAATCCTGGCAATGTCGTCAGAGCCTTCTGGAGTTGAAAAATCTGCGGGTGGATGAAGATCAGGTTCTCTGTCTACAGCGACTCTATCGGGAAGTGGGTCCTCCCCTCTCCTTGAAGAATTTGGGACAGTTTTGGCTGGAACTATTTAGTCAAACCCAACGGACTCAGGTTGGGCCTCTGGCCGTCCTGCTCAGTGAAATACAGAGCGGTAAACTCCAGACGATCGAAGCGTTACAATCCCGACTGTATACGATCTCGGCTGATCTGCAAGAATCCCCGGTTGCCTCAGCGGGGATGGGGGCAGAAGTTCTGGTGCCGGAATCGCCTGATTTGCCCAGCCTTGACGGAATGAACAAGATGTCTGGTGCTGAAACACCTCAACCCCTCCAGTTCTCTGGCACGATGACAGAGGCTCTGGATGAATCCAGCTTCAACCTCTATGAGCCAGAGGTACTCTCATCGCTGCCGATCGATGATGCTGTCACGGCTGATCTGGGTCTGGAAGCAACTGGTTTGGGTGGGGAAGACGAAGAAGAGGACGAAGAGGAGGATGAAGACGAAGATAGTGGCGAGGCCGATGATGCGCCCACCGTTGTCCTGCCGATGCAGCTTTACAGCCTGGAAGATGCGGGGCGAACCGATGTGGGGCGTCAGCGGGACCACAATGAAGATTCTTTTGGCGTTGTGACCGATCTTCGTAAGACAGAAGGGCCTGCGGGGCGTGTTTTGCAAGCACGGGGTCTGTATATTATGTGTGATGGGATGGGAGGGCATGCTGGGGGAGAGGTCGCCAGTGCTTTGGCCGTGGAAACCATCAAGCAATACTTCCAGGAAAACTGGCTGCAGGCGTCGGATGAAGCCGACCCAGCCACGTCATTCCCGTCTCAGGCCAGTATTCGAAAAGCAGTCCATCTGGCCAATAAGGCGATTTATGATGTGAACCAGAGCAATGCCCGGTCCGGTAGCGGACGCATGGGAACCACTCTGGTCCTGGTTCTGATTCAGGGAACTCAAGTTGCAGTGGCCCATGTGGGTGATAGTCGGCTTTACTGTGTGAGCCGCAGGCGGGGCCTGGAGCAATTAACGACAGACCATGATGTGGGGCAACGGGAGATTCAGCGGGGGGTAGAACCCACGATCGCCTATGCCCGCCCAGATGCGTACCAACTTACCCAGGCCCTTGGCCCCAGGGATGAGAACTTCATGAATCCAGATATTCGCCTGCTGGATGTGAATGAAGATACCCTGCTGGTTCTTTGCTCTGACGGGCTCACGGATAATGATCTGCTGGAAGCCCATTGGCGAACTCATCTGGAACCCCTCCTAAGCTCCCAGGCCAACCTGGATCGGGGCGTCGGTCAGCTCATTGATCTGGCCAACGAGTATAATGGCCACGACAATATCACAGCCGTCTTGGTGCGACTGAAGGTTCGCCCTAATCTGGACTTGATGAAACAGCGATAG
- the csaB gene encoding polysaccharide pyruvyl transferase CsaB, producing the protein MGQMRAVLCGYYGYGNGGDEALLACLLQMLPPHVTPVVLSGNPHQTERRYGVEAYPRKAPLTLFRVLRGADALIWGGGSLMQDATSAMNPLYYGGLMRLAQLMGLRTIAWAQGIGPLNRPFSRWLARQTFRHCQGVSVRDQGSAALLSSWNISCMLAPDPVWAMLASPVSHLWDLPAPRIAVALRSHPCLTPTRLEQLIHALVDFQVATQTCVLLVPFQATQDLAIAQAIRSRLKGPSQILQLDNPQELKGVFRGVEMTIAMRYHGLIMAASEGCRCFALSYDPKVSRLMAELELPGWELAQLPEDPNQICRVWLDCYANDQALSDDRVHSLVDRALMHQDLLSQVLRQS; encoded by the coding sequence ATGGGACAAATGCGGGCGGTTTTATGTGGCTACTATGGCTATGGCAATGGGGGAGACGAAGCCTTACTGGCCTGTCTGCTGCAAATGTTGCCCCCCCATGTGACCCCAGTTGTCCTGTCTGGCAATCCCCATCAGACAGAGCGGCGCTACGGGGTCGAGGCTTATCCTCGCAAGGCACCCCTGACCCTGTTTCGAGTCTTGCGTGGGGCTGATGCGCTGATTTGGGGCGGGGGCAGCCTGATGCAGGACGCCACCAGTGCCATGAACCCCCTCTACTATGGGGGGCTGATGCGTCTGGCCCAACTCATGGGGCTCCGGACGATCGCCTGGGCTCAGGGCATTGGCCCCTTAAATCGTCCCTTCAGCCGTTGGCTGGCCCGTCAAACCTTCAGGCATTGTCAGGGGGTCAGCGTTCGCGATCAGGGCTCGGCAGCCCTGCTGTCAAGCTGGAACATTTCCTGTATGCTGGCTCCAGACCCGGTGTGGGCGATGCTGGCGAGTCCGGTCAGCCATCTGTGGGACTTGCCAGCACCCCGGATTGCCGTGGCCCTGCGCTCCCATCCTTGCCTCACCCCAACTCGTCTCGAACAGCTCATCCATGCTCTGGTCGATTTTCAGGTGGCCACCCAGACCTGTGTGCTACTGGTTCCGTTTCAGGCCACGCAGGATCTGGCGATCGCCCAGGCCATCCGATCCCGGCTGAAGGGTCCCAGCCAGATCCTGCAATTAGACAATCCCCAGGAACTGAAGGGGGTGTTTCGAGGGGTAGAAATGACCATTGCCATGCGCTACCACGGCTTGATTATGGCAGCATCTGAGGGGTGCCGCTGTTTTGCCCTGAGCTATGATCCCAAAGTGAGTCGTCTGATGGCCGAACTGGAGTTGCCGGGGTGGGAGTTGGCGCAACTCCCAGAAGATCCCAACCAGATCTGTCGAGTCTGGCTGGACTGTTATGCCAATGATCAGGCCCTCTCAGACGATCGGGTCCATTCTCTGGTCGATCGCGCATTGATGCATCAAGACTTGCTGAGTCAGGTCTTACGGCAGTCATAG
- a CDS encoding DUF2499 domain-containing protein, with amino-acid sequence MHVLSIPTWIIHISSVIEWIIAIWLIWTYGEISQNRTWRSLSIAMLPALVSAMCACTWHFFDNTTSLEWLVTVQASTTVLGNCTLCAASWWIWQQKNAG; translated from the coding sequence ATGCACGTCCTCTCAATTCCCACCTGGATTATTCACATTTCCAGTGTGATCGAATGGATCATTGCTATCTGGCTGATCTGGACCTATGGCGAGATCAGCCAAAATCGCACCTGGCGATCGCTCTCGATCGCCATGCTCCCTGCTCTGGTCAGCGCCATGTGCGCCTGTACCTGGCACTTTTTCGACAACACCACATCCCTGGAGTGGCTGGTTACTGTTCAGGCCTCTACAACGGTACTGGGCAACTGTACCCTCTGTGCAGCAAGCTGGTGGATCTGGCAACAAAAAAATGCCGGATGA
- the dnaK gene encoding molecular chaperone DnaK has protein sequence MAKVVGIDLGTTNSCVAVMEGGQPIVIANVEGHRTTPSVVAYTKGGDRLVGQIAKRQAVMNPANTFYSVKRFIGRKYDEITQEAVQVAYKVTRDGNSVRLECPVEGKQFAPEEMSAQVLRKLVEDASKYLGEKITQAVVTVPAYFNDSQRQATKDAGKIAGIEVLRIVNEPTAAALAYGLDKKNNETILVFDLGGGTFDVSLLEVGDGIVEVKATSGDTHLGGDDFDRKIVDWIAQEFQKQEGVDLRKDKQALQRLTEAAEKAKIELSSATQAGINLPFITATQEGPRHVDLTLTRAKFEEMCSDLLDRCRQPVEQALRDAKMTAANIDEVVLVGGSTRIPAVQALVKRLTGKDPNMTVNPDEVVAVGAAVQAGVLAGEVTDVLLLDVTPLSLGVETLGGVMTRIIPRNTTIPTKKSEVFSTATDGQANVEIHVLQGEREMAGDNKSLGTFHLDGIPAAPRGVPQIEVTFDIDANGLLSVSAKDKGSGKQQSITISGASTLDKQEIEQMVKDAERNADADRQRREQVDTKNMADSLAYQAEKQLQDLGDRVPAGDRDRLEGVIKDLREAGQREDYAQMKSLSSTLQEALMQVGSAIYSQANGSTPNGASPQGGNTSDSDVIDADFVDAK, from the coding sequence ATGGCTAAAGTGGTTGGAATTGACCTGGGAACAACGAATTCCTGTGTGGCTGTGATGGAAGGGGGGCAGCCGATCGTGATTGCCAACGTCGAAGGGCACCGGACTACGCCCTCAGTGGTGGCCTACACCAAGGGTGGCGATCGCCTGGTGGGCCAAATCGCCAAGCGGCAGGCCGTCATGAATCCGGCCAATACCTTCTATTCCGTCAAGCGCTTCATTGGTCGCAAATATGATGAGATTACCCAGGAAGCGGTTCAGGTTGCCTATAAAGTGACTCGGGATGGAAATAGTGTCCGGCTCGAATGTCCGGTAGAAGGAAAACAGTTTGCGCCAGAGGAAATGTCAGCTCAGGTGCTGCGCAAGCTGGTTGAAGATGCCAGTAAATACCTGGGAGAAAAAATTACGCAGGCGGTGGTAACTGTGCCTGCTTACTTTAACGACTCCCAGCGGCAGGCAACCAAGGACGCCGGTAAGATCGCCGGAATCGAGGTGCTGCGGATTGTCAATGAACCAACTGCCGCAGCTCTGGCCTATGGTCTGGATAAGAAAAACAATGAAACAATTCTGGTCTTTGACTTGGGGGGGGGCACCTTTGATGTATCCCTACTGGAAGTTGGGGATGGAATTGTTGAAGTGAAGGCCACCAGTGGCGACACCCACCTGGGAGGGGACGATTTCGATCGCAAGATTGTCGATTGGATCGCCCAGGAATTTCAGAAACAGGAGGGGGTAGACCTGCGGAAAGACAAGCAGGCCTTGCAACGCCTGACGGAAGCAGCTGAGAAAGCCAAAATTGAACTCTCCAGTGCCACCCAGGCCGGGATCAACCTGCCCTTCATTACCGCTACCCAGGAGGGTCCCCGTCATGTGGACCTGACCCTAACCCGGGCGAAGTTTGAGGAGATGTGTTCTGACCTGCTCGATCGCTGTCGTCAACCGGTAGAGCAGGCCCTGCGAGATGCCAAAATGACCGCTGCCAATATTGACGAAGTAGTTCTGGTAGGCGGCTCCACCCGAATTCCAGCCGTTCAGGCCCTGGTCAAGCGATTGACGGGTAAAGATCCCAATATGACCGTCAATCCTGATGAGGTGGTTGCGGTCGGGGCTGCCGTGCAGGCGGGGGTACTGGCCGGGGAGGTCACGGACGTTCTGCTGCTGGATGTAACGCCCCTCTCTCTGGGTGTGGAAACCCTGGGGGGTGTGATGACCCGCATCATCCCCCGTAACACCACGATCCCCACCAAGAAGTCGGAGGTGTTCTCAACGGCTACCGATGGACAGGCCAATGTGGAAATTCATGTCCTGCAAGGGGAACGGGAAATGGCTGGTGACAACAAGAGCCTGGGTACCTTCCACCTGGATGGCATTCCCGCAGCACCTCGTGGAGTCCCGCAAATCGAGGTCACCTTCGACATCGATGCCAACGGTCTCTTATCGGTTTCAGCGAAAGACAAAGGCAGCGGTAAGCAGCAATCCATCACCATTTCTGGAGCCTCTACCCTGGACAAACAGGAAATTGAGCAGATGGTGAAGGATGCAGAGCGCAACGCGGATGCCGATCGGCAGCGACGGGAACAGGTGGATACGAAGAATATGGCCGACTCTCTGGCCTATCAGGCCGAGAAGCAACTGCAAGATCTGGGCGATCGGGTGCCAGCAGGCGATCGCGATCGTCTCGAAGGGGTGATCAAGGATCTGCGGGAGGCTGGGCAACGGGAGGATTATGCCCAGATGAAGTCCCTCTCCAGTACCTTGCAGGAAGCACTGATGCAGGTGGGCAGCGCCATCTATTCCCAGGCCAATGGCAGTACGCCCAATGGGGCTTCTCCCCAGGGAGGCAACACCAGCGACTCAGATGTGATTGATGCTGATTTTGTTGATGCCAAGTAG
- a CDS encoding RNA-binding protein, giving the protein MTIYIGNLSFQATEEDLREIFAEYGEVSRVSLPTDRETGRKRGFAFVEMKDEAKEDVAISELDGAEWLGRELKVNKAKPREDSRGSRSGSAGVSGNSRQSL; this is encoded by the coding sequence GTGACTATCTACATCGGCAACCTGTCCTTCCAAGCAACTGAGGAGGATTTGAGGGAGATTTTCGCTGAATATGGTGAGGTCAGCCGCGTCAGTCTTCCGACAGATCGAGAGACAGGTAGAAAACGGGGCTTTGCTTTCGTCGAGATGAAGGACGAAGCGAAAGAAGATGTTGCGATCTCTGAATTAGATGGTGCCGAATGGCTCGGTCGAGAGCTAAAAGTTAATAAAGCTAAGCCTCGCGAAGACAGTCGGGGGAGTCGTAGTGGTTCTGCAGGCGTCTCGGGCAATTCTCGTCAGAGTCTCTAA
- a CDS encoding DUF2917 domain-containing protein, whose protein sequence is MKASIPFFGLRSVPWLNLGKNRADSKVCGLILPATAVISLPRSDRVIEVITGHVWITCNGADVILKAGERFSIPGQNDGVLVSALRNERATMVIWKV, encoded by the coding sequence ATGAAAGCCTCAATTCCGTTCTTTGGGCTTCGATCAGTTCCCTGGTTAAACCTGGGCAAAAATCGAGCAGACTCTAAGGTCTGCGGCCTGATTTTGCCAGCCACAGCGGTTATCTCCCTGCCCCGATCCGATCGAGTCATAGAGGTAATCACGGGTCACGTTTGGATCACCTGCAATGGAGCCGATGTCATTCTCAAGGCAGGAGAAAGGTTTTCTATTCCAGGCCAGAATGATGGAGTGCTGGTTTCTGCACTGAGAAATGAGAGGGCAACAATGGTCATCTGGAAAGTATGA